A genomic stretch from Sphingobacterium sp. ML3W includes:
- a CDS encoding M1 family metallopeptidase, translating into MMKRLALASLSLVALSYALPSFSQEKTSNYSYTEAFAPLFFNNNGNDYRSAAGKPGPGYWQNAADYKIQASLNDQNDQVTGAVEITYSNNSPDNMDYLWLQLDQNMFSQHGRGQLISPLTNSRYGDGNSKFDGGYQIQSVTDVNGKTIEHIIDDTRMQLRLPAALKSKGGKITFKITYQYTVPQYGADRTGILDTKNGKIYAIAQWFPRLCVYDDIRGWNTLPYTGPGEFYREFGNYQVEITAPANHIVVLGGELLNPQEVFTADQFKRYQLALRSDETVLIRSAEEVTAKSSRPSKKALTWKYQLNNAQDIAWASSTAFILDGAKINLPSGKKALALSAYPVESNSNNAWERSTEYTKAAIEIYSKNWFEYPYPVAVNVASNVGGMEYPALSFCGNQAKAGSLWGVTNHEFGHNWFPMIVASNEREHGWMDEGFNTFINELATQEFNKGEYHRPQASRSYIFTSQNLEPIMSTPQNMKERNIGALVYYKPAYGLKLLRNEIIGKERFDYAFKKYIQEWAFKHPTPEDFFKAIENGTGENLNWFWRGWFVNNWQMDQAIKAVSYVNNQPMLGALVTVENLEKLPMPIIVEATTVSGKKIRKKLPVEIWERNNVWQFKIATNEALQSVQLDPDDVMPDKNPDNNTWKAN; encoded by the coding sequence ATGATGAAAAGACTTGCATTGGCTTCTTTGAGCCTTGTTGCCTTAAGCTATGCTTTGCCGTCCTTTTCCCAGGAAAAAACATCCAACTATAGTTATACTGAAGCTTTTGCACCCTTGTTTTTCAATAACAATGGAAATGATTATCGTTCTGCGGCCGGTAAGCCCGGGCCCGGATATTGGCAAAATGCTGCGGACTACAAGATACAGGCATCACTAAACGACCAAAATGATCAGGTAACTGGTGCAGTGGAGATTACCTATAGTAACAATAGTCCTGACAATATGGATTACCTTTGGCTTCAATTAGACCAAAACATGTTTTCACAACATGGCCGTGGCCAGTTGATTTCCCCATTGACCAATAGCCGATATGGCGATGGAAACTCCAAATTTGATGGCGGTTACCAGATCCAGTCTGTCACCGATGTCAACGGAAAAACCATAGAGCATATTATTGATGATACACGTATGCAGCTGCGACTACCGGCCGCGCTGAAAAGTAAGGGTGGAAAAATTACATTCAAGATTACTTACCAATATACCGTGCCACAATATGGTGCTGACCGTACGGGTATCCTTGACACCAAAAATGGAAAAATCTATGCTATTGCGCAATGGTTTCCCCGACTTTGTGTATATGATGACATTAGAGGATGGAATACATTGCCTTATACAGGACCCGGAGAATTCTATCGCGAATTTGGCAATTATCAGGTAGAAATCACAGCACCTGCTAATCATATCGTTGTTCTAGGAGGTGAGCTCTTAAATCCACAGGAGGTATTTACAGCAGACCAATTCAAAAGATATCAACTGGCGTTGCGCAGTGATGAAACGGTATTGATTCGCTCAGCGGAAGAAGTGACCGCAAAAAGTTCCAGACCAAGCAAAAAAGCGTTGACCTGGAAATATCAGCTCAACAATGCACAGGATATTGCATGGGCATCCTCTACTGCCTTTATATTAGACGGCGCCAAGATCAATCTACCAAGTGGCAAAAAAGCCCTTGCGCTGTCGGCTTATCCTGTAGAAAGTAATAGCAACAATGCTTGGGAGCGTTCAACAGAATACACCAAAGCTGCCATCGAAATTTATTCCAAAAACTGGTTTGAATACCCCTATCCTGTAGCCGTAAATGTTGCATCCAACGTAGGCGGTATGGAATATCCAGCCCTTTCATTCTGTGGCAATCAAGCCAAGGCAGGCTCACTCTGGGGGGTGACCAATCACGAGTTTGGCCACAACTGGTTCCCAATGATTGTCGCGTCCAACGAACGTGAACATGGCTGGATGGATGAAGGGTTCAATACTTTTATCAATGAGTTAGCGACACAAGAATTTAATAAAGGTGAATATCATCGTCCTCAGGCTAGCCGCTCGTATATTTTCACATCACAGAATCTCGAGCCAATTATGAGTACACCGCAAAATATGAAAGAGCGTAATATCGGTGCTCTTGTGTATTACAAACCAGCCTATGGACTAAAATTATTGCGCAATGAGATTATTGGCAAAGAGCGCTTCGATTACGCCTTTAAAAAATACATCCAGGAGTGGGCTTTTAAACACCCGACACCAGAAGATTTCTTTAAAGCGATCGAAAACGGAACCGGTGAAAACCTCAATTGGTTTTGGCGGGGATGGTTTGTCAACAACTGGCAAATGGATCAAGCGATCAAGGCTGTTTCCTATGTCAACAATCAGCCTATGCTTGGCGCACTGGTTACTGTGGAGAATCTGGAAAAATTGCCAATGCCTATTATTGTTGAGGCAACCACCGTATCGGGTAAAAAAATAAGAAAAAAACTACCCGTGGAAATCTGGGAAAGAAACAATGTATGGCAATTTAAAATTGCAACAAACGAAGCTTTACAGTCTGTCCAATTAGATCCCGATGATGTGATGCCAGACAAGAATCCGGACAATAATACATGGAAGGCAAATTAG
- a CDS encoding ArsC family reductase, with translation MLQVYGIKNCNTVKKALTWLEDNQIAYQFHDFKKEGVSDEKLQEWEKKVDWQSLVNKKGTTWKKLTAEEQAGVIDANSANNVLKANTSMIKRPVIEHGKGILLGFSEDDYNSNLK, from the coding sequence ATGCTACAGGTATACGGTATCAAAAATTGTAACACAGTAAAAAAAGCCTTGACATGGTTAGAAGACAATCAGATTGCCTATCAATTTCATGACTTCAAAAAAGAAGGTGTCAGTGATGAAAAACTACAAGAATGGGAGAAAAAGGTTGACTGGCAATCACTGGTCAACAAAAAGGGTACTACCTGGAAAAAACTGACCGCAGAAGAACAAGCAGGGGTCATTGACGCAAACAGTGCCAATAATGTATTAAAAGCAAATACCAGTATGATCAAACGTCCTGTGATCGAACATGGTAAGGGTATTTTACTCGGATTCAGTGAAGACGATTACAACAGCAACTTAAAATAA
- the fbaA gene encoding class II fructose-bisphosphate aldolase — protein sequence MSLKDFKGVLTGDQVQELFEVAKKHKFALPAVNIIGTNSINAVMETAKAVNSPVIIQLSNGGAQFYAGKTLNNDNLQACVLGAVSAAQHVHLLAEHYGVAVILHTDHAAKKLLPWIDGLLDAGEKFFAQHGKPLFSSHMLDLSEEPIEENIEISAKYLARMKPLGMTVEIELGVTGGEEDGVDNSDVDSSKLYTQPEEVAYAYEELSKVSDKFTVAAAFGNVHGVYKPGNVKLQPVILHNSQEYIREKYKLAAEKPVNFVFHGGSGSSPEEIAEAISYGAIKMNIDTDMQWAFWDGVRGYEAKNHDYLQGQIGNPEGADSPNKKYYDPRVWLRKGEETFVARLKEAFADLNAVDVNSKL from the coding sequence ATGAGCCTAAAAGATTTTAAAGGTGTATTGACGGGAGATCAAGTACAAGAGTTGTTTGAAGTTGCAAAGAAACACAAATTTGCTTTGCCTGCGGTAAACATTATCGGAACAAATTCTATCAATGCGGTAATGGAAACTGCTAAAGCAGTAAACTCTCCTGTAATTATTCAATTGTCAAATGGTGGTGCACAATTCTATGCGGGTAAAACATTAAATAATGACAACTTGCAAGCTTGTGTATTGGGTGCGGTATCTGCAGCACAACACGTGCATTTATTGGCAGAGCACTACGGTGTTGCGGTAATTTTGCACACCGATCACGCTGCTAAAAAACTTTTACCTTGGATCGACGGTTTGTTGGACGCTGGTGAGAAATTCTTTGCACAACACGGTAAACCATTGTTCTCTTCACATATGTTGGATCTATCTGAAGAACCAATCGAAGAGAATATCGAAATTTCTGCAAAATACTTAGCACGTATGAAACCACTAGGTATGACTGTAGAGATCGAATTAGGTGTTACAGGGGGAGAAGAAGATGGTGTTGACAACTCAGATGTGGACAGCTCTAAATTATACACACAACCAGAAGAGGTTGCTTACGCATACGAAGAATTGTCTAAAGTATCTGACAAATTTACAGTTGCTGCAGCATTCGGTAACGTACATGGTGTCTACAAACCAGGTAATGTAAAATTACAACCGGTGATCTTACACAATTCTCAAGAATATATCCGCGAAAAATACAAGCTTGCTGCTGAAAAACCAGTGAACTTTGTATTCCACGGTGGATCTGGTTCTTCTCCAGAGGAAATTGCTGAGGCAATCTCTTATGGTGCGATCAAAATGAACATCGATACAGATATGCAATGGGCATTTTGGGATGGTGTAAGAGGTTACGAAGCTAAAAACCACGATTATTTGCAAGGACAGATCGGAAACCCTGAAGGTGCAGATTCTCCAAACAAGAAATATTACGATCCACGTGTATGGTTGCGTAAAGGTGAAGAAACATTTGTTGCTCGCTTGAAAGAAGCATTTGCTGATTTGAATGCAGTAGACGTAAACAGCAAATTGTAA
- a CDS encoding head GIN domain-containing protein — protein sequence MKFLGISAFLLLMTQVGFGQAKQNVGDFSSVVATDKIQVELIKSNESLVTFEGQNHENVKVVNTNGALVLKMNTLNMLQGGNISVKVYYKSLKNIEAKKGAKVFATSNNVVSSEQLKLYASEGGLLDLYADVKNAEVKVTSGATIALYGKADRQEIISNFGGKYEGKDFKTKTTIVTVNGGGKAEVNVVDSIETKTRGGGTIDVYGKPEQRVEKKMAGGTVNFK from the coding sequence ATGAAATTTTTAGGCATCAGTGCATTTCTTTTATTAATGACCCAAGTCGGTTTCGGACAGGCGAAACAAAATGTAGGCGATTTTAGTTCAGTTGTTGCTACAGATAAAATACAGGTAGAACTGATCAAATCCAATGAATCTCTGGTGACCTTTGAAGGGCAGAACCACGAGAATGTAAAGGTAGTCAATACAAATGGTGCCTTGGTCCTAAAAATGAATACCTTGAATATGTTGCAAGGGGGCAATATCTCTGTAAAAGTGTATTATAAAAGCTTGAAAAATATTGAGGCTAAAAAAGGAGCTAAGGTATTTGCCACATCAAATAATGTCGTGTCATCTGAGCAGCTAAAACTCTATGCATCAGAGGGTGGGTTGTTGGACCTTTATGCTGATGTAAAAAATGCTGAAGTGAAAGTGACCTCAGGAGCAACGATAGCACTCTATGGTAAAGCAGATAGACAGGAAATTATTTCTAATTTTGGGGGTAAATATGAAGGGAAAGATTTTAAAACTAAAACCACTATAGTAACAGTGAACGGCGGCGGAAAAGCTGAAGTCAATGTGGTCGATTCTATCGAAACAAAAACGCGTGGTGGTGGTACAATAGATGTATATGGCAAGCCAGAACAGCGTGTAGAAAAGAAAATGGCGGGTGGAACAGTCAACTTCAAATAA
- a CDS encoding sterol desaturase family protein has product MAKRNYVSNSTESTRMFKNDFLESLTKVHWSVPLIFYVPVVVFFSYKALVWGEISLMTYLGYFVFGLAFWTAFEYALHRWVFHFHPTSEWGKRIAFIFHGVHHDYPRDRMRLVMPLSASIPLAALVYFGFTLFFSNEFILACFFSGFMIGYLIYDECHYAMHHANFKSGIFKRIKQHHMLHHYSDPEKGFGVSSSLWDEILRSGFEEKEPKKETSTLKEEKA; this is encoded by the coding sequence ATGGCAAAGCGTAATTATGTTTCAAATTCTACGGAATCTACGCGCATGTTCAAAAATGACTTTTTGGAGTCTTTGACGAAAGTGCACTGGAGTGTACCTTTGATTTTCTATGTACCCGTAGTTGTTTTCTTTTCGTATAAAGCTCTGGTTTGGGGAGAGATTTCCCTAATGACATATCTTGGGTACTTTGTTTTTGGTTTGGCATTTTGGACAGCATTTGAATATGCACTCCACCGCTGGGTATTCCACTTTCATCCGACCTCAGAGTGGGGGAAACGGATCGCTTTCATTTTTCACGGTGTACATCATGACTATCCCAGAGACCGGATGCGCTTGGTAATGCCTTTATCGGCAAGTATCCCTTTGGCAGCGCTGGTATATTTTGGATTTACATTGTTCTTTTCAAATGAGTTTATCCTGGCTTGCTTTTTCTCCGGATTTATGATTGGATACCTGATCTATGATGAATGTCACTATGCCATGCACCATGCTAACTTTAAGAGTGGAATTTTCAAACGCATTAAACAGCATCATATGTTACATCACTATTCGGATCCTGAAAAAGGATTTGGTGTGAGCTCGTCATTATGGGATGAAATATTACGTTCAGGTTTCGAAGAAAAAGAGCCCAAAAAAGAAACATCGACACTAAAAGAAGAAAAAGCATAA
- a CDS encoding tetratricopeptide repeat protein produces MVNSDLRAIEQYWQTLTLSSNVLYNADKFEEALSSYQCALASAELLNNHLTDCICVEVPVMQVYIISCNNLANTYIALGDFEQADRMFKRVLYYLLHLVVHAQLDQNEIQSELKRATSAYQQFAEKTNMEKHKRALFFDLFKEQLFECE; encoded by the coding sequence ATGGTCAATAGTGATCTACGCGCTATAGAGCAGTATTGGCAAACCTTAACACTTTCAAGCAATGTGCTTTATAATGCTGATAAATTTGAGGAGGCCTTATCAAGCTATCAGTGTGCTTTGGCTAGTGCGGAGCTATTGAATAACCATCTTACAGACTGTATTTGCGTGGAAGTTCCCGTTATGCAGGTCTATATTATCTCATGCAATAATCTCGCAAATACTTATATTGCTTTAGGCGATTTCGAGCAGGCTGATCGTATGTTTAAGCGTGTGTTATATTATTTGTTACATCTTGTTGTTCATGCTCAACTCGATCAGAATGAGATTCAATCCGAACTGAAAAGAGCGACATCAGCCTATCAGCAATTTGCTGAAAAAACAAATATGGAGAAGCATAAGAGAGCACTTTTTTTTGATTTATTCAAGGAACAATTATTTGAATGCGAATAA
- a CDS encoding 2,3-bisphosphoglycerate-dependent phosphoglycerate mutase, translating into MAKLFLVRHGQSQWNLENRFTGWQNIDITALGQQEARQAGKALMNESIDIVFTSTLIRAQHTLQIILDEIGKPNIPIIIDAALNERSYGNLEGLNKDETAEKYGVEQVHIWRRSFDVAPPGGESLKDTYDRVIPYFENFIQPTLDAGKNVLIVAHGNSLRALIMYLEHLNPVQILEREIATGDPITYQWDHNNKII; encoded by the coding sequence ATGGCAAAATTATTTTTAGTCCGTCACGGACAATCGCAATGGAATCTTGAGAATCGTTTTACCGGCTGGCAAAATATTGATATTACAGCCTTGGGACAACAAGAAGCGCGACAAGCTGGGAAAGCGTTAATGAATGAATCAATCGATATCGTATTTACCTCTACATTGATCCGGGCCCAACATACTTTGCAGATCATTCTCGACGAAATCGGAAAGCCTAATATTCCGATTATCATTGATGCTGCACTGAATGAGCGGAGTTACGGAAACTTAGAAGGACTAAATAAGGATGAAACCGCTGAAAAATATGGTGTGGAACAAGTCCATATCTGGCGAAGATCTTTTGATGTAGCTCCTCCTGGAGGTGAAAGCTTAAAAGATACCTACGATCGGGTGATACCGTATTTTGAAAATTTCATACAGCCAACCTTGGACGCAGGTAAAAATGTTCTTATTGTTGCACACGGTAACAGTCTAAGAGCGCTCATTATGTATCTGGAACATCTCAACCCGGTACAGATCCTTGAGCGGGAAATAGCAACCGGAGATCCCATTACATATCAATGGGATCACAATAATAAAATCATATAA
- a CDS encoding nucleoside recognition domain-containing protein has protein sequence MFMLLGLILWLTITGANYPSQILSTLLLDDVYPFLKERSIDIGTPIWLSGFLIDGIYLATAWVISVMLPPMAIFFPLFTLLEDFGYLPRVAFNLDRIFKKAGAHGKQALTMSMGFGCNAAGVVATRIINSPREKLIAIITNNFSLCNGRWPTQILIASLFLGILVPAKWSGSVAMLAVIFIAILGIAFTFFTSWLLSKTLLKGESSFFTLELPPYRPPRFFQTLYSSFIDRTLIVLWRAIIFAAPAGAIIWLICNIHIADQNIALWLIHGLDPMGLFIGLNGVILLAYIVAIPANEIVIPTILMLTALTVGSTGAGTGVLFEGSANEVSTLLHAGGWTTLTAINLMPFSLLHNPCSTTIYTIYKETGSRKWTAVATLLPVFYGLIVCFLITKVWYFFA, from the coding sequence ATGTTCATGCTGCTCGGATTGATCCTGTGGCTCACTATCACAGGGGCAAATTATCCATCACAAATATTATCAACACTATTGTTGGATGATGTTTATCCGTTTTTAAAGGAAAGGTCAATAGACATTGGTACCCCTATTTGGCTCAGTGGTTTTCTTATTGACGGGATCTATCTGGCTACTGCCTGGGTCATATCGGTCATGCTCCCACCCATGGCGATCTTCTTTCCATTATTTACATTGTTGGAGGATTTTGGTTATCTCCCTAGGGTTGCATTCAATCTAGACCGGATATTCAAAAAAGCCGGTGCTCATGGCAAACAGGCACTGACCATGAGTATGGGTTTTGGCTGCAATGCTGCAGGTGTTGTTGCGACAAGGATCATTAACAGCCCCCGCGAAAAATTGATTGCTATTATCACCAATAACTTCTCACTGTGTAATGGAAGATGGCCCACACAGATTTTGATCGCCAGTCTTTTTTTAGGTATTTTAGTTCCTGCCAAATGGTCTGGTTCCGTCGCCATGTTAGCTGTAATTTTCATTGCAATACTTGGTATTGCATTTACATTTTTCACCTCTTGGCTCTTGTCAAAAACATTGCTCAAGGGAGAATCCTCCTTCTTTACACTGGAACTGCCCCCTTATCGGCCACCGAGATTCTTTCAGACATTATACAGCTCATTTATCGATCGCACATTGATCGTTTTATGGCGTGCGATCATCTTTGCTGCACCCGCTGGTGCCATTATTTGGTTGATCTGCAACATTCATATCGCTGATCAAAATATAGCGCTCTGGCTCATTCATGGCCTCGACCCGATGGGCTTATTTATAGGTCTAAATGGTGTTATTTTATTGGCTTATATCGTTGCCATTCCAGCGAATGAAATTGTTATCCCGACCATACTCATGTTAACTGCGCTCACGGTAGGGAGTACCGGAGCAGGTACGGGTGTATTGTTTGAAGGCTCAGCAAATGAGGTGTCCACCCTATTACATGCGGGTGGGTGGACAACATTGACCGCCATTAATTTGATGCCGTTCAGTCTCCTACACAATCCCTGCAGCACGACAATATACACTATTTATAAGGAAACAGGAAGTCGCAAATGGACCGCAGTAGCGACATTGCTACCCGTATTTTATGGCCTGATTGTATGCTTCCTGATAACAAAAGTTTGGTACTTTTTTGCCTAA
- a CDS encoding FeoB small GTPase domain-containing protein: MKNHTACETCQLNPISDLKQWGTNLGNSTYTIALAGNPNTGKSSIFNALTGLKQHTGNWPGKTVTRAEGSYSHKGDKFKIIDLPGTYSLLSTSEDEEVARDFILFGQPDVTVIVVDASRLLRNFSLVLQILEISNKAVLCLNLMDEARRHRIAIDVRTLSKDLGIPVIATSARTKEGLSDLLAAIHQVADGSFLPTKTTSFQLTKQTGTAVATIAKDLHALDTKLTPINWLVMRLIEDDKHIIDALQKGQLSSAIDRENLTPILHRATAYQFKLGNNYRNELVEAIYAKASKLVKDHVSTDSSSYSFRLDRSIDHIVTH, from the coding sequence ATGAAAAACCATACAGCATGCGAAACCTGCCAGCTGAATCCCATTTCAGATCTAAAACAATGGGGAACAAATTTGGGAAATTCCACCTACACCATAGCTTTAGCCGGAAATCCAAATACAGGCAAGAGTTCTATTTTTAACGCACTAACTGGATTAAAACAGCATACGGGAAACTGGCCGGGCAAAACTGTTACACGAGCAGAAGGAAGTTATTCGCATAAAGGCGATAAATTTAAAATCATTGATCTCCCCGGCACCTACTCCTTACTTTCTACATCCGAAGATGAAGAGGTCGCTCGAGATTTTATCCTATTTGGCCAACCCGATGTCACGGTCATTGTCGTCGATGCCAGCAGGTTGCTACGCAATTTCAGTCTAGTTCTGCAAATCCTCGAAATTAGCAACAAAGCGGTTCTATGTCTTAACCTGATGGATGAGGCACGGCGTCATCGGATAGCGATTGATGTACGAACCCTGTCAAAGGATCTCGGCATTCCCGTTATCGCTACCAGCGCCCGTACCAAAGAAGGCCTTTCCGACCTTTTGGCGGCCATCCATCAAGTCGCTGACGGTAGTTTCCTCCCCACAAAAACGACCTCTTTTCAGTTGACAAAGCAAACCGGCACCGCAGTTGCGACAATAGCTAAAGATCTCCATGCACTGGACACTAAGCTAACCCCTATAAATTGGCTGGTTATGCGCCTGATCGAAGATGATAAACATATTATTGATGCCTTACAAAAGGGGCAATTATCCTCCGCCATTGACAGAGAGAACTTAACCCCCATATTGCATCGCGCCACAGCATATCAGTTTAAATTAGGAAATAATTATCGAAATGAGCTGGTTGAAGCCATCTATGCAAAAGCAAGCAAACTGGTAAAAGACCATGTTTCTACAGATTCGAGCAGCTACTCGTTTCGACTGGACCGCAGTATTGACCATATCGTCACCCACTGA
- a CDS encoding FeoA family protein, whose product MINNQVITLGLLKKGELASIAGIATDCRQEIRQRLLDLGFVKGAEISIQNISPLGDPIAYNIHGTQISLRKEDALHVLITHK is encoded by the coding sequence ATGATAAACAATCAGGTGATCACATTGGGGTTATTAAAAAAAGGAGAGCTTGCAAGCATCGCTGGAATAGCGACAGACTGTCGCCAGGAAATCCGGCAGCGATTACTTGATCTAGGCTTCGTCAAAGGCGCTGAAATAAGCATCCAGAATATAAGTCCGCTAGGTGATCCGATCGCCTATAATATACACGGTACCCAGATTTCACTTCGCAAAGAAGATGCCTTACATGTATTGATTACCCATAAATAG
- a CDS encoding metal-dependent transcriptional regulator — protein MISQTEENYLKALYNLTYLKGEASVNEISKRLDIKMPTVNSMMKKLSEKGFVHYESYKPLKLTEEGKKEAALIIRKHRLTEMYLVEKMGFAWDEVHQIAEQIEHIHSPEFFTKMDQLLGYPTVDPHGSPIPDHNGVMRSESYIFLDTCKTGDVVTLMAVQPSSKELLQYLSAKDLELGTTLTIFSIEPFDNSLTVSYGDRTSEVLSSKVTATLLVRPSS, from the coding sequence ATGATATCACAGACTGAAGAGAACTATCTAAAAGCATTATACAATCTGACCTACCTCAAAGGCGAGGCCAGTGTCAATGAGATCAGTAAACGACTGGACATCAAAATGCCAACGGTAAATAGTATGATGAAAAAGCTATCCGAAAAAGGTTTTGTCCATTACGAAAGCTATAAACCTCTCAAGCTCACAGAAGAAGGAAAGAAAGAAGCTGCGCTTATCATTCGCAAGCATCGACTTACCGAAATGTATCTCGTTGAAAAAATGGGTTTTGCATGGGACGAAGTTCACCAGATTGCGGAACAGATCGAGCACATCCATTCGCCAGAATTTTTCACCAAGATGGATCAATTATTGGGTTACCCCACAGTAGACCCCCATGGCTCACCAATCCCTGACCATAACGGCGTAATGCGTTCGGAAAGCTATATCTTTCTCGATACATGCAAAACTGGAGATGTAGTGACGTTAATGGCTGTACAACCCTCTTCCAAAGAATTGTTACAATACCTGAGCGCCAAAGATCTCGAATTGGGCACAACATTAACCATCTTTTCCATTGAGCCCTTCGACAACAGTTTAACAGTCAGTTATGGCGATCGAACTTCAGAAGTACTCAGTAGTAAAGTAACCGCTACACTACTTGTGCGCCCCAGTTCGTAA